The genomic stretch TTAAGAAACTACTGCCACCATACATTGGAGACGATCTTCAACTAAGTGACCTACTTACCGGTGTTGTATTTGCCTCAGGAGGCAGTGGATATGATCCTTTAACTTCTATACCCGCGGTAACTAAATGTATCTTATGTGTCTACTAGTAAGAAAGTTCTTCGTCAAGTATATTTCGTTTTGGTTTCACCCGAAACTAAGATTGTCAGGGAAATTTGTAAATACTAATTTATGATCCTTCAGGCTGCTACATCAAGTACCGGACAGCTTGAGTTATTCCTTGAGTATAAGGAGAGGTTAAAATCTTTAGTTGGTGAAGAGGAGACGGCACGTGTAATCTCTGAAGGCATATACTTCACAGTCATGGGGGCAAATGACCTTGCAAACAATTACTTTTTACTCCCCTTGAGGCGCCATCAATATGACCTTCCTTCATATATTAACTTTCTTGTTTCttcggccgtcaacttcactatgGTAAGAGCTATTATTAAAACTCTAAACTTGTAAGAAATTATTTGTCGTCATAGCTTTTTTTAGAGAACTTGTTTCACAAAGTTCTTGTCTTCAGAAGTTCTTCAAAAGTATAAAGTGATGCATATTTCCCTTTGTTGGTGCATTACAGATAcatcagatttttttttaattacTGCATTTTGTATAGCGTCTACTTCTCCTGACAAGTATCCACATAGGCATGTACTATAATCATCGTGGTACCATAAATAACTTACAATCGCCTACTTTTTTATGTGTTATTTCTTTATATTTTTTCATTCACATTTTGCTAGTCAATCTACATATACAGAAATTTAGCACTGCCTTACTTTTCTGCCCAGAAATTAAATGAGATGGGTGCAAGGAGAATTGGGTTCATTGGCATTCCACCAGTTGGATGTTGTCCttcacaaagaatacttggatcaAGAGAATGTGAGCCATTGAGGAATCAAGCGGCACAATTATTCAATTCTAAAATCACAAATGAAATACGCCGGctaaatgaagaacaaagtgttcCAGGCTCAAAGTTTGCTTATCTTGATATATACTACAATTTGCTTGATCTTGTTCAGCGACCACAGTTTTATGGTGAGTGCTCACTTCATTCTCGGTTGTTATTTTAGAGAATGCCATGAACTGTTTTTGTAGAGTATATCTTCAACTGAGCCATATTTATATAAATTACTGAGACACATTTACCTCTTAAATATCGTAAACTTACGAAACTATATACAAACAAATGCAACAATGCGAGAGCTGCATAGTAAACTAATATGGTGTATAAATgtttaaatattttttattatCATTTTATAATATGAGCTTTCTATAACGTGTTCAGGAATATGAGCTAATGTATATGTTTTCATCACAACAATTTGGTGCTGAACATTGTGCAAATTTTTGCTATACAGGTTTTAAGGAGGTAGCCGAGGGATGCTGTGGCAGCACAGTACTAAATGCAGCAATATTCATTAAAAATCATCATGCATGTCCAAATGTTAACGATTTCATTTTTTGGGACAGCTTCCACCCTACTGAAAAGGCCTACAGCATTGTGGTTGATAAACTCTTTCAGCAAAATATGCATGACCTAATGTGAATCTCCGGACAAATGAACAAGTTCTATTAGAACCACAAGTCAATTTGAGAGTTAGTACTCTCCTGCACTGTGACTATTTGACCGTGCATGTATACTTTTACAATGAGTGAATGTTTTAACCTTTCAAATGGGTCAGAGCTTGTCGAACATATGCGGGAATTGTTCTTATAGACTCGAACACATGTACCTGTTTCGAACTTTCCCTCAAACTTATTCATGGGACATGTTACGAATTTGTTGTCCATTGGTGTGGAAGTTGAGAGCTTATCCGATAATAGCGTTCTATGTTCTTTAGGAAAATGATATGTTGTGGGAAACGAACCCTGTCAGGCTTTGTTCGGTTAATCCCCACCTCAGGTGGATTGAAGTGTATTGGGAAGTATTTTGACTTAGATAAGATCTAATACCCCTCAATGCACCTCAAATCGAGGAGATTTTGTTGAAACCGAACAAGGCCATAGCTTTTTTTAACTAATACTACTCACGCGGTTTCtcagatttttttcgataaagagcatatattaatatcgcggagataccaattacactcagcctctgcaacaacatcataccgtaatggcataaaggatgcacacagccaaaaaagagaaaagaattacaaaaagaaGGGTCCCGCTACAGAGATCCATATATAACTTGAAACGGCAACACTAACACCacgaagacaacaccagaagatcagcttctcaTAAGCGACggcttcaagaaggaaacagtgcacaaacgctATCGtcacccgatcatagatcttaggttttcaccctgaagaaagtcttctctctcaaaacaatgccttcaagaaGAACACTGCCAggtacaaccaattaaggccagaccttggattttaaccctgaaagataagactctgaatTTCTCATGTGCAGCCGCCCCCACATACCTGTCACTGCTTCAAGTCACGAAGCACCAAGTCAATTCCA from Lolium rigidum isolate FL_2022 chromosome 4, APGP_CSIRO_Lrig_0.1, whole genome shotgun sequence encodes the following:
- the LOC124650491 gene encoding GDSL esterase/lipase EXL1-like; the protein is MASLCRGYLLFVHLLLLPVALLPCAHGAPADTGKIKISAVFVFGDSIVDPGNNNNRLTEAKADFPPYGQDFPGGVATGRFSNGKVPGDMFASGFGIKKLLPPYIGDDLQLSDLLTGVVFASGGSGYDPLTSIPAAATSSTGQLELFLEYKERLKSLVGEEETARVISEGIYFTVMGANDLANNYFLLPLRRHQYDLPSYINFLVSSAVNFTMKLNEMGARRIGFIGIPPVGCCPSQRILGSRECFKEVAEGCCGSTVLNAAIFIKNHHACPNVNDFIFWDSFHPTEKAYSIVVDKLFQQNMHDLM